The Juglans microcarpa x Juglans regia isolate MS1-56 chromosome 8S, Jm3101_v1.0, whole genome shotgun sequence genome has a window encoding:
- the LOC121243920 gene encoding gamma-glutamyl peptidase 3-like isoform X2 produces the protein MKVDGGERRYALLLAAKDSDYVKKVYGGYFNVFVAAFGEEGESWDLYRVIEGEFPDMNELRNYDGFVVSGSPSDAYGNDSWILKLCLLLQTLDAMQKKVFGICFGHQVLCRALGGKVGKAYTGWDVGLRKVSILKDLAPCCFLDDLGEIPTSLSIIECHQDEVFEVPPGGEVIAFSDKTGVEMFTIGDHILGIQGHPEYTQDILHNLIDRLLNMDAFERGFADKVRFILQTAEPDRKYWERICRNFLKG, from the exons ATGAAGGTCGACGGAGGAGAGAGGAGATATGCCCTTCTTCTAGCTGCAAAGGACTCCGACTATGTCAAGAAAGTGTATGGTGGGTACTTCAACGTGTTTGTTGCAGCTTTTGGGGAAGAAGGAGAGAGTTGGGACTTGTACAGGGTCATAGAGGGGGAGTTCCCTGACATGAATGAACTCCGAAACTATGATGGATTTGTGGTAAGTGGCAGCCCTAGTGATGCTTATGGGAATGATTCCTGGATCCTCAAGCTTTGCTTGCTTCTGCAAACTTTGGATGCCATGCAGAAAAAAGTTTTTGGGATTTGCTTCGGTCATCAG GTCTTGTGCAGAGCATTGGGTGGAAAGGTGGGCAAAGCCTATACAGGGTGGGATGTGGGGCTGAGGAAAGTGAGCATACTGAAGGACTTGGCACCATGCTGCTTCCTTGATGACTTGGGTGAAATCCCAACTTCACTTTCCATTATTGAGTGCCACCAAGATGAGGTTTTTGAGGTTCCTCCGGGAGGTGAAGTGATTGCTTTCTCAGACAAGACAGGTGTGGAAATGTTCACTATTGGAGACCATATTTTAGGCATTCAAGGCCATCCTGAGTACACCCAAGACATTCTTCATAATCTCATTGATCGCCTTCTCAATATGGATGCCTTTGAG AGAGGTTTTGCTGACAAAGTAAGGTTTATATTACAAACAGCTGAACCGGATAGAAAGTACTGGGAAAGAATATGCAGGAACTTTCTCAAGGGATGA
- the LOC121243920 gene encoding gamma-glutamyl peptidase 3-like isoform X1: MKVDGGERRYALLLAAKDSDYVKKVYGGYFNVFVAAFGEEGESWDLYRVIEGEFPDMNELRNYDGFVVSGSPSDAYGNDSWILKLCLLLQTLDAMQKKVFGICFGHQVLCRALGGKVGKAYTGWDVGLRKVSILKDLAPCCFLDDLGEIPTSLSIIECHQDEVFEVPPGGEVIAFSDKTGVEMFTIGDHILGIQGHPEYTQDILHNLIDRLLNMDAFELNRIESTGKEYAGTFSRDDGLASFLKINLGVLNFLFCSLFLSCNFFLCRLT; this comes from the exons ATGAAGGTCGACGGAGGAGAGAGGAGATATGCCCTTCTTCTAGCTGCAAAGGACTCCGACTATGTCAAGAAAGTGTATGGTGGGTACTTCAACGTGTTTGTTGCAGCTTTTGGGGAAGAAGGAGAGAGTTGGGACTTGTACAGGGTCATAGAGGGGGAGTTCCCTGACATGAATGAACTCCGAAACTATGATGGATTTGTGGTAAGTGGCAGCCCTAGTGATGCTTATGGGAATGATTCCTGGATCCTCAAGCTTTGCTTGCTTCTGCAAACTTTGGATGCCATGCAGAAAAAAGTTTTTGGGATTTGCTTCGGTCATCAG GTCTTGTGCAGAGCATTGGGTGGAAAGGTGGGCAAAGCCTATACAGGGTGGGATGTGGGGCTGAGGAAAGTGAGCATACTGAAGGACTTGGCACCATGCTGCTTCCTTGATGACTTGGGTGAAATCCCAACTTCACTTTCCATTATTGAGTGCCACCAAGATGAGGTTTTTGAGGTTCCTCCGGGAGGTGAAGTGATTGCTTTCTCAGACAAGACAGGTGTGGAAATGTTCACTATTGGAGACCATATTTTAGGCATTCAAGGCCATCCTGAGTACACCCAAGACATTCTTCATAATCTCATTGATCGCCTTCTCAATATGGATGCCTTTGAG CTGAACCGGATAGAAAGTACTGGGAAAGAATATGCAGGAACTTTCTCAAGGGATGATGGTCTCGCCTCCTTTCTGAAGATCAACTTGGGGGTTCTCAATTTTCTGTTCTGCTCACTGTTTTTATCCTGTAATTTCTTTCTCTGTCGTCTAACCTAA